A section of the Malania oleifera isolate guangnan ecotype guangnan chromosome 2, ASM2987363v1, whole genome shotgun sequence genome encodes:
- the LOC131148679 gene encoding uncharacterized protein LOC131148679, translated as MKLSLFKLDIDELIDEFAKCESTSLAEMKRLWLSRKFSFIYEARPSNNLGFFMQSLYSYSIGHMFATASLSCRLGGLYCLYCLYETQPFKPPFRIYLSLGEMKKLKDLVVDAKENGINVVSALVERMLERNMFLFGFVDTNEGCAAERLNELTDIQNAQVQVAYKKLLANNRIEHFLHLDLGMELDLEGLKKMSTAYAKTKELAIKEASKLGDVQNIKHISENMTLIGDVMEKISEDWNAEKEMFYQQTGFNQQCHDEDQEQQQEDDEDLHELNQLLWEA; from the exons ATGAAACTTTCTCTGTTCAAACTAGATATTGATGAGCTTATCGATGAGTTTGCAAAG TGTGAATCAACAAGTTTGGCTGAGATGAAGAGACTATGGCTTTCTAGAAAGTTCTCCTTCATCTATGAGGCTAGGCCTTCTAACAACTTGGGTTTCTTTATGCAATCATTGTACTCCTATTCGATTG GTCACATGTTTGCCACTGCTTCTTTATCATGTAGATTGGGTGGGCTCTATTGCCTTTACTGCCTCTACGAGACTCAACCATTCAAACCTCCGTTCAGAATATATCTGTCTCTTG GAGAGATGAAGAAACTCAAAGACCTAGTTGTTGATGcaaaagaaaatggtataaacGTAGTATCGGCTTTGGTAGAAAGGATGCTAGAGAGGAACATGTTCCTTTTTGGGTTTGTGGACACGAATGAAGGCTGTGCTGCCGAGAGGTTAAATGAACTCACAGACATACAGAATGCCCAAGTTCAAGTTGCTTATAAGAA GTTACTGGCAAATAATCGGATTGAGCACTTCCTCCACCTTGACCTG GGCATGGAACTTGACCTGGAAGGACTCAAGAAAATGTCAACAGCATATGCAAAGACGAAGGAACTTGCCATCAAAG AGGCTAGCAAATTGGGAGATGTCCAGAACATAAAGCACATTTCAGAAAATATGACTTTGATCGGTGATGTGATGGAGAAGATTTCCGAGGATTGGAATGCGGAAAAAGAGATGTTCTATCAACAAACAGGATTTAATCAGCAGTGTCATGATGAAGATCAAGAGCAGCAGCAGGAGGATGATGAAGACCTTCATGAACTGAATCAACTATTATGGGAAGCATAG